AGAGGGGAATAAGGACTTGGCTTACAGGCACTTTTTGAAATCTGTAGAACTTTGGGAAAGAAACTATGTAGCGATGCTTTATCTATCTCTGATACTGTTGGAATATGGGAAATTAGACGAGTCTTTTAAATACGCAAACAGGGCTTATGCAACCGTTCCCAATGTGTTCTCTACCAACTACGTAATGGGACTTGTTCAATTCAAAAGAGGGCAATACAGAGAATCTATTAGATACCTCGAAGAAGCTCGCAGGCTAATACCAAATAATCCAGACGTTTATTACTACTTGGGAAGAAACTGGGAAGCTTTGGGAGACAGGCGGAAGGCTTTTGAGAACTACAAAACGGCGGTTGAGCTTTCTGGCGGAAAAAGGCCGTGGGAATTGGATGCAAGGGAAAGGTTGAAGAGGTTGTAATTTAGGTTATATTTTAATATTATGAAATTTTTAACCATAATTTTAACCTTGAGCCTTCTTCTTTTTTCCTGCAAAAGAGCGCACGAGTTTCATGGTCACTTTTACGATGCACCAGCCTATGACTTTGAGCTAACTTCTCAAGAAGGTAAAAGGGTAAAGCTATCTGATTTTCTAAAAGAAAACAAGTTAGTTTTGCTCTTTTTTGGCTATACATTCTGTCCTGATGTTTGCCCCACTGCCCTGACAACCTTGGCAAACACTATGAAAGAGCTAAGCGAAAAGGAAAGGGAAAGGGTTCAGGTGATCTTTATAAGCGTAGATCCAGAAAGGGACAAACCCGAAGTGCTTAAAAGTTATGTTCCCTTTTTCTATCCAACTTTTATAGGACTTACTGGCTCTCCAGAAGAAATAGAAAGGACAGCGAGGGAATACAAAGCCTACTACAGAAAAGTGGAAGGGCAGTCTGAGGGTGGCTATCTTGTGGATCATACCGCTACCATTTACCTTATAACTCCGGACAAGAAAATAAAGCTTCTTTACA
Above is a genomic segment from Thermocrinis jamiesonii containing:
- a CDS encoding SCO family protein translates to MKFLTIILTLSLLLFSCKRAHEFHGHFYDAPAYDFELTSQEGKRVKLSDFLKENKLVLLFFGYTFCPDVCPTALTTLANTMKELSEKERERVQVIFISVDPERDKPEVLKSYVPFFYPTFIGLTGSPEEIERTAREYKAYYRKVEGQSEGGYLVDHTATIYLITPDKKIKLLYTESKQDPEKMAEDIKYLLKSF